GGTGGAAACCCGAGATAGGCGATCATGACTCCGTTGAAGGCGCCGATCAGAAGCGCGGTGCCGATCGAGGCGGCAATGCCGACCTCGATGCTGTAGCCGGCATGCATGACGACGGCGAGTACCATGCTGCATAGGCACAGCACGGATCCGACAGAGAGATCGATGCCGCCGGTAATGATGACCAGGGTCATACCGAGAGCGATGATCGCAACGAAGGTCACGTTGCGGGTGATGTTGTAGAGATTCTTGGCGGTGGCGAAGGAGTCGGTGGCGAAAGACAAGAATATGCAGGCGAAGATCACCGCGATCAGCACCCAGAACGTCTGGCTCGCGAGCAACGCCGCGGGCCAGGTTTGCTGCCTGTGTTCTATGGTCCGTTCCAGCGTTGTTGCCATCGTCGACCTTCGTCTCTCTCGCGGCGCTGTAGTGCCATCAGACTTGTTCAATCGCGCCGGTAATTAGTCCGGTAACTTCTTCCGGTGAACTTGAGGCAATCGGCTTGTCTGCCACCTTTCGGCCCCGCCGCATCACAATGACACGGTCGGCGACGTCGAAGACGTCCGGCATACGGTGGCTGATCAGGATGACCGCAATGCCCCGGTCGCGAAGTTCCCGTATCAGGTTCAAGACTTCCGCCACCTGACGGACCGAGATCGCGGCGGTGGGTTCGTCCATGAGCACGATCTTTGCCTCGGAGAGCATCGTGCGGGCAATTGCCACCGCCTGCCGCTGACCGCCCGACATCTGCTTGACTAGATCACGCGGTCGCGTTTCCGATTTCAGCTCCCTGAAAATTTCGCCGGCACGCTTGTACATTGTCTTGTGGTCGAGAATGCGCAGCGGACCGAGACCGCGCCGCAGTTCGCGTCCGAGGAACACATTTGCCGCGGCCGTCAGGTTGTTGCAGAGCGCCAGATCCTGGTAGACGATCTCGATCCCGTATTTGCGCGCCTCCACGGGTCGATGAAGCACCAGTTCCTCGCCGTCGAGGCGCATGGTGCCGTGGCTTGGCCGAAAGTTGCCAGCTATCATCTTGACCAATGTAGACTTGCCGGCGCCGTTATCGCCCATCAGGCCCACCACTTGCCCTGCGTCCAGCGAAAGCGAAACGTCGCTGACCGCCTGGATGGCGCCAAAATGTTTGGAAATGTTGGCGAGTTCGAGAACCGCCACGGCCTTCTATCCTCCCGATAGCCTTAGGCTTGCGGCCGCTCCAAACCCTCCACCCTGGATGCGGAGCCGTCGCGATCCCGCTTCTCCGATTTTCTCCCCCAGAGAGCGATTATGCGAATTTACGCAAATCCTTGCGACAGCGTCAATCGATTGTCCTGCGATTTAAGTCGCTCGACGCGGGCAAGAATCCGTTTTGTATTACAAATACTCGTTGACGAGCGAAGCACGCGGATATTAGCTTTGAAAAGGGGAGCAAGAGCATGCTGATCCTTGTCACCGGTGCAACGGGCAAGGTCGGGCGGCACTTCATTGCTGGGCTGCTTGACGATCCGCGATTTCCCAAGGCGCGCATCCGTGCGCTTTGTCATAATCGTCTGTGCCCCGAAACCGACCGGGTCGAGGTGGCGCGCGGATCGATCGCCGACCGGCGCGTCGTGTCTGAAGCGCTCGCCGACGTCACCCATGTGGTGCACCTCGCCACCTGCAAGGAAACACCCGACGACGTCATCGATGTCACGGTCAAGGGGCTTTTCTGGCTGCTGGAGGAGTTCCGCGCAAGCGCGACCGCGTCCCAGTTCATCCTCATCGGCGGCGACGCCAGTATGGGCCATTTTTACTACCGCCATGACGGGCCGATTACAGAGAAGGTGCCGCATCAGGCGTATCCCGGGTGCTACGCGCTGTCGAAGGTGCTCGAGGAGGTGATGCTGGAGCAGTTCGGCATCCAGTACGGCCTCAATGGCTGCTGCCTGCGCGCGCCGTGGATCATGGAGAAGGACGACTTCAAGTACACGCTGTCGTTCGGCGATAACGTCTTCGGCGGCCCGGTGTGGAAGAGCCTCGTTCCGCAGGCCGACGCAAAACGCTACGCCGAAAACGGCACGGTGCCGCTGCTGCGCGATGCCGACGGGCGGCCGCTGAAACGCAATTTCGTGCATGTCGATGACCTGGTCTCCGCCATATTGGCGGCGATCGACAATCCACGCGCGACGCGGCAGCTTTTCAATATCTCAATGGACAGCCCGGTCGACTATGGCGAGGTCGCCGCTTATCTCGCCCGCACCCGCGGCCTCGCTTCCGTCGACATAGCAAGCCAGTTTCACTCGAACTGGATGGACAACAGCAAGGCGAAGTACCTGCTGAACTGGCGACCTGAGTACGACATGGAGAAGCTTATCGACTCGGCTTGGCAATACGAGCGTTCGGGGGATGATCCGCGCG
The genomic region above belongs to Sinorhizobium mexicanum and contains:
- a CDS encoding ATP-binding cassette domain-containing protein, translating into MAVLELANISKHFGAIQAVSDVSLSLDAGQVVGLMGDNGAGKSTLVKMIAGNFRPSHGTMRLDGEELVLHRPVEARKYGIEIVYQDLALCNNLTAAANVFLGRELRRGLGPLRILDHKTMYKRAGEIFRELKSETRPRDLVKQMSGGQRQAVAIARTMLSEAKIVLMDEPTAAISVRQVAEVLNLIRELRDRGIAVILISHRMPDVFDVADRVIVMRRGRKVADKPIASSSPEEVTGLITGAIEQV
- a CDS encoding NAD-dependent epimerase/dehydratase family protein — encoded protein: MLILVTGATGKVGRHFIAGLLDDPRFPKARIRALCHNRLCPETDRVEVARGSIADRRVVSEALADVTHVVHLATCKETPDDVIDVTVKGLFWLLEEFRASATASQFILIGGDASMGHFYYRHDGPITEKVPHQAYPGCYALSKVLEEVMLEQFGIQYGLNGCCLRAPWIMEKDDFKYTLSFGDNVFGGPVWKSLVPQADAKRYAENGTVPLLRDADGRPLKRNFVHVDDLVSAILAAIDNPRATRQLFNISMDSPVDYGEVAAYLARTRGLASVDIASQFHSNWMDNSKAKYLLNWRPEYDMEKLIDSAWQYERSGDDPRVVWYPG